A region of the Sandaracinaceae bacterium genome:
GGTGGCGGGCGCCACCGTGGGCTTCGACGCGTTCGGCGACTGGTACCTGGTCATGAAGCGGCACGCCGTGAACCCACCGGGCAACCACTTGGGCCTGCCGCTCGTCCTCCACTACCAGCCGGGCGTGGACTCTGGCTCGCTGCTGGATGCACGGCTCAGCAACCCCCTCGAGGTCTGGGAGCTGCGTCTCGAGGAGATCCGCTTCGAGCGCCTCTCGCTCCACGTGCTCGGCGTGTTGTTCGCGTTCGGCGTGTTGATCACCGCCATCCGCCGGGGCGCCACGCAGGTGGAGACCATCGGCTTCGGCGCCATCGTGCTGTACTCGCTGCTGGCCATCACCAACTACGACGGGGTGTGGCTCATCGCGCTGGTGCCTCTGGTGCACCGCTCGCCTGCGCGCATCGCGGCGCTGCTCGGGTTCCTGGCGTCCACGCAGCTCCTCGCGCTCGTGTTCGGTGCGCTCGAGCCGCGGTGCCTGGCTCAGTCGGTCCTGCTCTACGCGCTCATCGTCTACGTCAGCCTGGGCGCGCTGCGCGAGATCGGGGCGCGGGGTGCCGACCCAGCCGGAATCGCCACAGCGACCTAGCGCCCCCTCGAGCACGTCGACGCACGCACCCACGCACTGCTAGAGTCCGCCACCCTCAGACTGGGACAGCAGACATGTCACACGGCTCCAAGAAGGTGATCCTCCTCGCGCTCGGCGCGAACTTCGGCATCGCGGTCGCGAAATTCGTCGCGTTCGTCCTGACGCAGTCGTCCTCCATGCTGGCCGAGTCCATCCACTCGGTGGCCGACACGGGCAACCAGCTGCTCCTGCTGCTGGGGATGAACAAGGCCTCGCGCGCGCCCGACGAGGACCACCCGTTCGGCTACAAGATGGAGAGCTACTTCTGGAGCTTCATCGTGGCGCTCATGCTCTTCAGCTTGGGCGGGCTGTTCGCCATCTACGAGGCGTTCCACAAGCTGCACGAGCTGCACGCCGCGCTGGCCGCCGGGGAGACGCCCACCATGCGCAACCCCAGCGTGGCCATCGGCGTGCTCCTGGTCAGCATCGCGCTCGAGGGCTACTCCTGGTTCGCCGCCACGCGCGAGGTGAACCGCACGCGCGGCAACAAGACGATGATGCAGTTCATCAAGCGCTCGAAGTCCACCGAGATCATCGTGATCTGGATGGAAGACACAGGCGCGCTGGTGGGCCTCCTGCTGGCTCTCGGCGGCGTGGGTCTCACGCTGGCCACCGGCAACCCCTACTGGGACGTGTACGCCACCTTCGCCATCGGTGGCCTGCTGGTCGTCATCGCGTTCATGGTCAGCCGCGAGACCAAGTCCCTCTTGATCGGCGAGTCGGCCGACAAGGAAGACCTCAAGGAGATCGCCAAGCTGGTGGACGAGACGCCCGGCGTGGTCAGCCTCATGAACATGCGCTCCATGCAGCTGGGCGACGACGAGTTCATGGTGACGCTGAAGATCCAGTGGGAGGGCGACCTCCTGATCAGCGACGTGGCCGGGCGCACCAACGAGCTCGAGGACCGCATCCGCGCCCAGAGCCCCTGGGCGCGATACATCATCGTGGAGCCCGACGTGTTCGACCCGGTGAAGGCGGCCACCCAGCGCGTGTGAAGCGGAGGCCCACTGGGCTCAGAAGTACTGCTCGAAGGTGAGCACCGTGGTGACCGGCACGATGCGGCCGAACTGCGGCGCCTCGATGAGCGGCACGCCCAGGTCCAGGCTCAGCAGCGACGGCTGGATGCCGCCGTACTCGAAGTGCAGCCGCAGACCCACGCCCACCTCGGCGGCTGGGGCCAGGTCGCGTCCGTCGTCGGACCTCACGATCACGCCCGCGCCCGTGAAGAGCGCCAGCTGCACCTCGCGCAGGTAGAACAGGTGGAACAGGTTGATGTGCAGGTCGGCCAGGGCCGTCACGCGGTACTCGGCCACGGCCATGAGCCGCCCGAGGCCCAGCAGTTCGGTGTACTCGTAGGCGCGCAGCAGCCCCGGGCCGCCGATGCCCTGCTGCTGGCCCTCGAGGGTGGTGCCGATGACCCCCGCCACGTCGGCCGCGAACACGAAGGCGTGCCGCCAGCTGGGGCTGCGCGTGACGTTGCCGCGCAGCACGAACGACACGGCCGCACCCGAGGTGCCCTCGTCGCCGTGGGCCCAGGCCAGCCGCACGCCCGCGCTGATGGCCTGCCCGTGGCGCGGGTCCAGGTAGTAGCGCTTGTCATTGTAGGACACCCCGCCGAACACGCTGTAGCGCGTGCCGTCTTCGCCTCCCGCGCGCAGCGCCAGCACACGCTCCACCGCCACGCCCGCCGAGCCGGAAGCCACGCGGTGGTTCATGTCGCGGGTGCGCCCGAAGCTGCGCACGTAGCGTAGCGAGCCGCCGAAGGAGCGCGGATAGAGCGTGAGGTCCACCACAGCGCTGTTCTCGAGGTCGAACTTGCGGAAGATGCCGAAGCTGACCGCCACGCCGAACCCGCCTGCGTACGAAGGCTCGAAGCGCTGCAAGATGGGCGGCCGCAGCGGCAGCCGGTTGGTGTTGTCGCGGGTGGGATGTCCGCCAGCCACCGTGGGGCTCTCGGGGCGCCGGCCGAGCGGGTCGATCCACACCGAGCGCAGTGGCGCCGGGGTCTCGAGCTCCACGAAGCCGCGCTCGTCCTCGCCGCCCCAGACGCCCTCGGCCACGTTTCCGCGGCGGTCGCTCACGCGCACGGGAACGCTCTCGGGCCGCGTCGCGCCGCGCCGCACGACCTCCACGCGATGCACGAAGGCAGCACCGCGGCGGGTGCTGTGGATCTCGCCCAGGTGATAGTTCACCGGGAGCCGCGGGTTGGCGAGCTGCTGTTCCAGCACGGGCTCGGCCACGCCGGCGTTCGCGAACAGCTCGCGCGCGGGCACCTCCCCGCGCAGCAGCCCCAGCCCCAAGGCGGCGAGCGCGTCACCCTCGCGGAGCGCGTCACGCGTGTACTCCAGCAGCAGCCGGCCACGCGAGTGCACGCGGCGCGCCTGCACGGGGTCGTCACGGAAGAGGTCGGGCTCGGCCACGCGTCCGAAGTAGACGTCCACGAAGGCCACCTGCGGCGCGTAGAGCAGCTGGTCCACGGCGGGGTTGAAGGCCACCACGCTCAGCAGCTCTTGCGGGGTGCTCAGCTCCACCTCGCGGCGCCGCGCGTCGAGATCGGTGAGCCACACCGCGCGCAGATCGGCCGTCCAGCCGGCATCCGCCGGGCCATCCACGCGCCGCGCTTGGGCACTCACGCTCTCGCGCAGGAAGGCGCGCTTCACCGCACGCTCCTGGAACTCGAGGATGGCCTCGATGGGCAGCACCTCGAACGCGCGGTCCGACACCAACACCACGCCCGGCGCGTTGCCCGCGAGCTCCGTGCGCGACGGCACCAGCAGCACGCCAGCTGGCGGCTGCACCCCCACGGCGCCCGAGAGCGCCAGCGTCTCGAGCGCGTCCACCACCGAGCGTCGTAGCGGTCCCAGGCGGTCCGGCCGAGCGAGGTCGCGCAACGCGTCGAGACCCTGCGCGTCCTCACCGGGAGCGCGGTACCAGGGGCGCGCGGAGTACAGCGTCACGCGCACGCCGCGGTGCTCCACCTCCTCGGCGTGCAGCCGTGGCGCCCCGAAGACCGGCGCGTAGGGCCCGTGCGTCACGCTCACCCCGTCCACCAGGCGCTGCCCGGCCACGAGCCACTCGCGCTGCCCGCCGGCCTCGATGCGCACGCGGTGCTCGGCCTGGTGCTGCCAGCCCTGGCCGTCGCGCCCCGTGACCACCAACGGATACCAGGGGGCCAGCATGCTGAAGCGCGCGCCCACGCGGCCCAGCCGACCAAAGCGCTCGGGCACGTCCACGGCAAAGTGCCCCGTCAGGACCACGCGCAGCGACCCAGGCGGGATGGGCACGCGCAGATCCACCCCAGCGGCGTCCGGCTCGCGGTCGTCGCCGGGTGCGTGGGGGATGAGCACGGCCTCCACCGGCACGCCGTTCACGTGCAGGTGCTCGAGCCATGCCCCGCCCAGATCCGGCCGCCGCGGGTAGATCCAGCGGGCGCTCTGCTCGTCCATGGCGCTCGGGGTGTGCTCCAGCTTTCCGGCCAGCACCCAGAGGCGCAGCTCGATCTCCCCGGGCTCCACGTCCACCACCACGCGAAACGCCCCGCGCACCTGCCCAGTGGCGGGGTCGATGTGCGCGTTCACGTCATAGATGCGCGGGGTTGCGGCCGTTGCCCGGCCCACCAGCGGCCCCAGCAGGCCGATGACGGCGAGCTGCAGCAGGGACACAAAAAGCCCCAAGCGGGCGCTAGGCTTTGGGGTCGGATCCACTGCGTGGTATGTAGAAGACACGCTCGGATGATGCACTTCGAAGGAGCCCGATGGGACGCCTTGTAGCCTACACCGCCAATCGGATGGACGGCCTGCTCGCGGCGCTGCGCTTCGAACGCGAAGCACTCACGCCCCCTCTGGCCACGGGCGAAGCGGCGTGGGGCGTCGCCTTCTACCAAGGCGACGAGGTGCTGCACAAGAAGCGCCCACTCTCGGCGGGCAGCGCGCCAGACTGGACCGAGCTCGCCGCGGGCGTGGTCACGGACTGCGCGCTCATGCACATGCGCGAGCCCACCGTGGGAGACTTCCGCACCGACAACACCCACCCGTTCCGCTTTCGCCGCTGGACATTCGCTCACCAGGGCACGGTGGCCGGCTTCGCAGCCCTGCGTGATGGCCTGGTGGACGGCCTGCCGGACTTCCTGCGCCGCAACCTGCACGGCGAGACGGACAGCGAGGTGTTCTTTCACCACGTGCTGGGCGGGCTGCACCGCCGCGGCGTGCTGGACTCGCAGGCGCCGCCGCGCGAAGCGGTGGCCGCCGCCATCATGGACACCGTTCAGGTGCTGACGGGCCTGTCGAAGGCGCACTCGGACGCCCCGAGCGGCCTGACGTGCGTGCTGACCGACGGGCACCTCACCACCGCCGTGTGCCAGGGCGCGCCGCTGTTCTATGTGGAGCGTCGCGGGCCCCTGCCCGATGACCCCACGGCGCCGCAGCGCAGCCAGCAGACGGCCGTCCTGCGCTACGTCATGCTCACCAGCGGGGAGGTCGCACCCCCGGGGTACGAGTCTGTACCTCAAGGGTGCGTCGTGGTGGTGGGCCGCGACCTCAACGTCGAGGTGCTCCCCTGCCATGGCTAGCGGTCGCCGCTTGGCGCTCTGGCAGCCGCTGACGCTCGGAGCTGCCCTCGGGTTGCTGGCGCCGGCGTGCGGGGCGTCCAATGGCCACGGGCATGGCGTGGCGCATGAACAGCGCGCGCCGCTCACCGACCGGGACCCCACGCCCCACCAGCCGCTTCCGGGCAACACCGGGCAGGCGGGCAGCGTGCAGGCGCTGGCCGTCACCTCACACGTGGACAGCGCGGTGCAGCTGGCGCTCGAGTTCGTGGCCGCCGTGCGCGACGCAGACAACGTTCGCATCCGCGCGCTGGTGGCCGACGAGATGTACCGCCTGGGCGAACGCGACTTCTACCGCCCCACCACGGCGGCAGCAGCGGTGCGCACCCTCAACGCGGCCGCCACGCGCGGCACCCCCGGGGCAGCTCGTCCCGCACCTCTGTCCCGGCTCCTGCACGTGCAGAGAGCCGAGGTGAGCGCACCGCGGCCTTCGTCGCCCGAGACCGCGCGCGGTCTGCTGCCCAGCGACACGCTGGTCACCTTCCCCGTCACGCCGGAGGGCCGCGCCGAGCTCAGCCGCTGGTACCCGGGCTGGAACGCGCGCGTGCGCATCCTGGTGCGCACCTCGGGTGTGCCCCGCGTGATCGGGTTCTGAGGCACCACGGTGGACCGCATGTCATCCGAGCCCCAGCCTTCCGATGCGATCGTGGTGCTGTGCACCGCTCCCTCACTCGCGGTGGCCGAGGCCCTGGCCCGCAGCGCCATCGAGGCGCGCGTCGCGGCGTGCGTGAACCTCATCGATGGCGTGCGCTCGGTCTACCGCTGGGAGGGCGCGGTGTGCAACGAGCCCGAGGTGCAGCTGGTGTTCAAGACCACGCGCGAGCGCGCCGAGGCGCTGCGCGAGCTCATCGCACGCGAGCACCCGTACGAGGTGCCCGAGATCCTGTCGCTGCCGGTGGACCCTGGGTTGAGTGGCGCGAGCTACCTACGCTTCGTGCGCGACAGCGTGTAGCGGACTCAGAGGTCCCACGCAGGCGTCTGGGCCTTCGCACGGTTCAGCTGCACGGGAGGACGGAGGAGTCCGAGCGCGTACGACGCGCCGTGCAGGCTCCCCCAGCTGGCCAGGGTGCCCACGCTCGCTAGCCGAGTCCGAAGGCCCTTCCGATGCGTCGCGTCGCGGTGACGGCGTGCTGCCTCGAACGCATCGTAGTAACGCGCGATGCACTCGTTCGGATCGCTGCGGCGGGCGGCGTTCTGGTGGGCACGCTCCCCCATTCGCGCTCGAAGATCGCCGTCTCCGAGCAGCTGCAACACGCGGTTGGCGAACTCGGATGCCGCGTCTCGCGGGTCCCGACTCGGCGACACCAGGTAGCCATCGATCCCGTCGCTCACTTGACCACTGACCCCCATCTGGTCAGCCAGCGCCACCACGGGAAGGCCCGCATACAGCGCCTCGCCAACCACCTGCCCGTAGGTCTCGGAGAGGGAGGTGTACACGAACATGTCCGCATGAGCGTACCAACGCGGCATCTCGGCGAGCGGGCGCTCTCCCTCGAAGAACACCCGACCGGCGAGTCCGAGAGAGTCCGCGTAGCGCCGAAAGGCGTCATGATCGGGACCATCGCCAACCAACGTCAGCGTGGCGTCTCGGTGCGCTGGGACCACCTCGCGGGCGAGGATGTCGAGGAGCTGTTCGATGTTCTTCTCGCGGACATGCCGGCACACCACCAGCAGGCGTGCGCCCCGGGTCGCCCGCGCGTCGAACGGATCCCCTCCGCTGTGATGGTCGAAGATGCGCTTCTCGATGGCACGGGGAATCACATGAATCGGCACCTCGACGCCGCGCTGCTCCCAGTAGCGCTTCAGCCCGTAGCTCAGGACCACCAAGCCGTCCCCTCTGTTGTAGGTGTGGGCCGTGGCGCGCTCCACCCACGGGACCACGCTTTCTTGGAAGAAGTCGTGCACCCAGGCGCGCTCGTTCAGCCAGTCGGGAAGCACCACGTTGTACACGCTCGGGAGGTGCACCGTATTGACCGCCACCAACGGAACGCCGCGCTCTTGACGAAGCCACACGCCAGCCTTGAGGAGAGCGCTGCATGTCTGCGCCAGGACCATGTCGAACTGTCCATCGCGCAACGCCAGCAGGCGTGAGCGCGACGGCAAAGCCAGGTTCACCCCCGGGTGAGTGCGCAGAGGCACCGATGCCAAGCACAAGTAGCGCGGTGGCATGGCCCCTACCTGGGTGGTCTCCGACTGTCTCTCTGCCGGGCCCACGATGGTGACCTCGTGGCCTCGGCTCTCGAGCGCCCGAAACAGAAACTGCGACGCGAACGAGGATCCGTTGGCGTACGGGATCCGCACGTAGTCGTTAGCGATCGCCACGCGACGTAGCCAACCCATCTCGGGCTGCGGCCGCGAGTCGGGTGTCGTCGCCGCGGACGCTTGGGGATCCCAGACACGGGGTTCGAAGTTCATTGGCTCACGCTTCTCCAGAACGAACGGGGGTGGCTTGTCGCGCTGCTTGCTTGCAAGGGCTTCTGGAGAGGTAGCAACAGCAACGACGATGCCATGTTTCGTGTTTGAGTTTTCGGAGAGACGAACGTGTATTTCGGAAACACTTTAGATCCGCACAGTGTCTGACGAGTGTCGCATTGGCCTCAAATCCTGCGGGTGCATACCCAGCGCTCCGTTCATCTACATATCCCAACGAAATACGTGTGAACGTGGCTCACGGACAGTGTGCCTCGACGGCACAGGGGTGTGCCGCCGAGGCACATTGGGGACGTGACAAGGACGCTACTCCAATGACTATTTCTGTCCGACACAGAGAACAACAGACTCACAATGTTCCAACTAATATTGTGTGCAACAATTCTCCAACACAGGCTGTGACTTCGCGACGAAACGGCCACACGGTCGCAGACACGTCACAATCGCCGCGACGAGCGGTGGCCAAGAACCTGCCGGCACGCATCGTGCTTCTCGTGCGCCCCACGTGAGCGCTGCTGTAGACCACCTGGAGTTCGTCGGGCCGGAAGATCGCGCGAGCAGGCACGCGAGCGACCTTCGCCGCGGCGCGCTCGCGAACTTGGGCGGGTTCGCGATGCGGGCGGCGCACCCCTTGCTGTTGGTTCTGACCACCCAGCTCTATGGGGCGGCCCGCTGGGGCATCTTCGTGGCGGCGCAGGCCGCCGTGATGTTGGTGGCGCGTGTGAGCCTCCTCGGCTTCGACAAGGGCTTGCTGTACTGGCTTCCGACGCGGGATCGGGCCGGCCAGGCGACGGGCCTTCGCCGTATCCTCGTGTGGGCCATGGCAGCCAGTGTGGCGTGCGCGCTGCTCGGGGTCCTGTGCGCAGGCCCGCTCGCGGCCGAGCGCGGGCTCCCGCAAGCTTCCGTGCCCTGGACCTGGATGGCGCTGGGCATCCTGCCGCAGGCGCTGGGCGAGTTC
Encoded here:
- a CDS encoding cation diffusion facilitator family transporter; amino-acid sequence: MSHGSKKVILLALGANFGIAVAKFVAFVLTQSSSMLAESIHSVADTGNQLLLLLGMNKASRAPDEDHPFGYKMESYFWSFIVALMLFSLGGLFAIYEAFHKLHELHAALAAGETPTMRNPSVAIGVLLVSIALEGYSWFAATREVNRTRGNKTMMQFIKRSKSTEIIVIWMEDTGALVGLLLALGGVGLTLATGNPYWDVYATFAIGGLLVVIAFMVSRETKSLLIGESADKEDLKEIAKLVDETPGVVSLMNMRSMQLGDDEFMVTLKIQWEGDLLISDVAGRTNELEDRIRAQSPWARYIIVEPDVFDPVKAATQRV
- a CDS encoding class II glutamine amidotransferase — its product is MGRLVAYTANRMDGLLAALRFEREALTPPLATGEAAWGVAFYQGDEVLHKKRPLSAGSAPDWTELAAGVVTDCALMHMREPTVGDFRTDNTHPFRFRRWTFAHQGTVAGFAALRDGLVDGLPDFLRRNLHGETDSEVFFHHVLGGLHRRGVLDSQAPPREAVAAAIMDTVQVLTGLSKAHSDAPSGLTCVLTDGHLTTAVCQGAPLFYVERRGPLPDDPTAPQRSQQTAVLRYVMLTSGEVAPPGYESVPQGCVVVVGRDLNVEVLPCHG
- a CDS encoding divalent-cation tolerance protein CutA, producing the protein MSSEPQPSDAIVVLCTAPSLAVAEALARSAIEARVAACVNLIDGVRSVYRWEGAVCNEPEVQLVFKTTRERAEALRELIAREHPYEVPEILSLPVDPGLSGASYLRFVRDSV
- a CDS encoding glycosyltransferase, producing the protein MAIANDYVRIPYANGSSFASQFLFRALESRGHEVTIVGPAERQSETTQVGAMPPRYLCLASVPLRTHPGVNLALPSRSRLLALRDGQFDMVLAQTCSALLKAGVWLRQERGVPLVAVNTVHLPSVYNVVLPDWLNERAWVHDFFQESVVPWVERATAHTYNRGDGLVVLSYGLKRYWEQRGVEVPIHVIPRAIEKRIFDHHSGGDPFDARATRGARLLVVCRHVREKNIEQLLDILAREVVPAHRDATLTLVGDGPDHDAFRRYADSLGLAGRVFFEGERPLAEMPRWYAHADMFVYTSLSETYGQVVGEALYAGLPVVALADQMGVSGQVSDGIDGYLVSPSRDPRDAASEFANRVLQLLGDGDLRARMGERAHQNAARRSDPNECIARYYDAFEAARRHRDATHRKGLRTRLASVGTLASWGSLHGASYALGLLRPPVQLNRAKAQTPAWDL